The following are encoded together in the Streptomyces sp. NBC_01465 genome:
- a CDS encoding peroxidase family protein, with product MDYRTSLPWRIVTGIAQYVDDRIGWDKLPVPLGLGTLLGLRVKLRQENLHDTDALPAVNVPEPAPPTDSYKVNRTADGSYNDLGSPRMGMAGTRFGRNIPLDKIPPATPEDVLSAPNPREVSRALLTRGELIAAESVNSLVAAWLQFMIRDWFSHGTSPSERPWTVPLLDDDPWPEQPMQIMRTPDDPTRDPHAPAGTPDTRVNTFSHWWDASQIYGTGEEEQREMRTGEHGKLHVWDDERMPFPSGADRDPSRVPGFWLGLALMQGLFTREHNAVCDHLHAAYPKWDDEEIFQRARLVTAALIAKIHTVEWTPAVISHPTTVVALRANWWGLAGERVHDLFGRISGSEVISGIPGGETDHYGIPYALTEEFVAVYRMHPLVRDDWSLRAAGDNTSLRECSFRDIAGPEALKVLETIPTADLFYSFGTLHPGLVTLHNFPKFLQEYERPDGHLQDLAATDILRSRELGVPRYNEFRRLLRLKPAADFEDLTGNPKWAEEIKRVYGGDIEKVDLSVGMFAEKLPAGFAFSDTAFRIFILMASRRLNSDRFFTEYYTPEVYSKAGIQWIDDNSMMTVLLRHHPELRTAMAGLTNAFAPWNTAAAAKGAKGHAEG from the coding sequence ATGGACTACCGCACCTCACTGCCGTGGCGGATCGTCACGGGGATCGCCCAGTACGTCGACGACCGGATCGGCTGGGACAAGCTGCCCGTCCCGCTCGGTCTCGGCACGCTCCTCGGACTGCGCGTCAAGCTCCGCCAGGAGAACCTCCACGACACCGATGCCCTCCCCGCGGTCAATGTGCCGGAGCCGGCGCCGCCCACGGACTCGTACAAGGTCAACCGGACCGCCGACGGCAGCTACAACGACCTCGGATCGCCCCGGATGGGCATGGCCGGGACCCGCTTCGGCCGCAACATCCCCCTCGACAAGATCCCTCCGGCCACCCCCGAGGACGTCCTGTCGGCACCGAACCCGCGCGAGGTCAGCCGCGCGCTGCTCACCCGCGGCGAGCTGATCGCCGCCGAGTCGGTCAACTCCCTGGTGGCCGCCTGGCTGCAGTTCATGATCCGCGACTGGTTCAGCCACGGCACGAGTCCGAGCGAACGGCCCTGGACGGTACCGCTCCTGGACGACGACCCGTGGCCCGAGCAGCCCATGCAGATCATGCGTACGCCCGACGACCCGACCCGTGACCCGCACGCGCCCGCCGGTACGCCCGACACCCGCGTCAACACCTTCTCGCACTGGTGGGACGCCTCCCAGATCTACGGCACCGGCGAAGAGGAACAGCGCGAGATGCGCACCGGCGAGCACGGGAAGCTGCACGTGTGGGACGACGAGCGCATGCCGTTCCCGTCCGGCGCCGACCGCGACCCGTCCCGGGTGCCGGGCTTCTGGCTCGGACTCGCCCTGATGCAGGGGCTGTTCACGCGCGAGCACAACGCGGTCTGCGACCATCTGCACGCCGCGTACCCGAAGTGGGACGACGAGGAGATCTTCCAGCGGGCCCGGCTGGTCACCGCCGCACTCATCGCGAAGATCCACACCGTGGAGTGGACCCCCGCCGTCATCAGCCACCCCACCACCGTCGTCGCGCTGCGCGCCAACTGGTGGGGCCTCGCGGGCGAGCGGGTGCACGACCTCTTCGGCCGGATCAGCGGCTCCGAGGTGATCAGCGGCATCCCGGGCGGCGAGACCGACCACTACGGCATTCCGTACGCGCTCACCGAGGAGTTCGTCGCCGTCTACCGGATGCACCCCCTCGTACGCGACGATTGGAGTCTGCGCGCCGCCGGCGACAACACCTCGCTGCGCGAGTGCTCCTTCCGGGACATCGCGGGACCCGAGGCGCTGAAGGTCCTGGAGACCATCCCGACCGCCGACCTCTTCTACAGCTTCGGCACGCTCCACCCGGGCCTGGTCACGCTGCACAACTTCCCCAAGTTCCTGCAGGAGTACGAGCGCCCCGACGGCCATCTGCAGGACCTGGCGGCCACCGACATCCTGCGCTCGCGCGAACTGGGTGTGCCCCGGTACAACGAGTTCCGCCGGCTGCTGCGGCTGAAGCCCGCCGCGGACTTCGAGGACCTCACCGGAAACCCGAAGTGGGCCGAGGAGATCAAGCGGGTCTACGGGGGCGACATCGAGAAGGTCGACCTGAGCGTGGGGATGTTCGCGGAGAAGCTGCCCGCCGGGTTCGCCTTCAGCGACACGGCCTTCCGGATCTTCATCCTGATGGCCTCGCGCCGCCTCAACAGCGACCGGTTCTTCACCGAGTACTACACGCCCGAGGTGTACTCGAAGGCCGGTATCCAGTGGATCGACGACAACTCGATGATGACCGTCCTGCTGCGCCACCACCCCGAACTGCGCACCGCCATGGCCGGGTTGACGAACGCCTTCGCCCCCTGGAACACCGCTGCTGCCGCCAAGGGGGCAAAGGGACATGCCGAAGGCTGA
- a CDS encoding patatin-like phospholipase family protein, protein MPKADLVLEGGGVRGLGSAGAVIRLLDEGYTFPRAAGTSVGAIAAAFVAAGMDGKQLRSVMDRLDLSMIPDRMRPGVPLLSEGLSLLGARGAYKGEWIREWLEEELAELGVSTFADLRRNDPEADGALEDDQKYKLVVMATDVTRGRLLRLPWDYHLFHLNPDEQSVAEAVRCSLSIPFYFRPRTLTDAVTKDASVIVDGGVLSNFAVEIFDRRDGKESRWPTFGVQILPDLPAGNAELFPALAVVMSPTLQLLQQVVATAMVGRDQTHMDQPGVRERTMAVDCSGVGITDFALGAAQREAVVEEGAKAAGAFLRRWDDAHR, encoded by the coding sequence ATGCCGAAGGCTGATCTCGTACTGGAAGGCGGCGGCGTCCGCGGCCTCGGCTCGGCGGGCGCGGTGATCCGGCTGCTGGACGAGGGATACACCTTCCCGCGAGCCGCCGGGACCTCGGTCGGCGCGATCGCGGCGGCCTTCGTGGCCGCCGGCATGGACGGCAAACAGCTGCGCTCCGTCATGGACCGGCTCGACCTCTCCATGATCCCCGACCGGATGCGGCCCGGAGTGCCCCTGCTGAGCGAGGGGCTCTCGCTGCTGGGTGCGCGCGGTGCGTACAAGGGGGAGTGGATCCGCGAGTGGCTGGAGGAGGAGCTCGCCGAACTCGGTGTCTCCACCTTCGCCGACCTGCGGCGCAACGATCCGGAGGCCGACGGTGCGCTGGAGGACGACCAGAAGTACAAGCTGGTGGTGATGGCGACCGATGTCACGCGCGGCCGGCTGCTCCGGCTGCCGTGGGACTACCACCTCTTCCATCTGAACCCCGACGAACAGTCGGTCGCGGAGGCGGTGCGCTGCTCGCTGTCGATTCCGTTCTACTTCCGGCCGCGTACGCTCACCGACGCGGTCACCAAGGACGCGTCCGTGATCGTCGACGGCGGGGTGCTGTCGAACTTCGCGGTGGAGATCTTCGACCGCAGGGACGGCAAGGAGTCGCGCTGGCCGACCTTCGGCGTGCAGATCCTGCCCGATCTCCCGGCGGGGAACGCGGAGTTGTTCCCCGCGCTCGCCGTGGTGATGTCACCGACGCTGCAGTTGCTGCAGCAGGTGGTGGCCACCGCGATGGTGGGACGGGACCAGACGCACATGGACCAGCCCGGCGTACGGGAGCGGACGATGGCCGTCGACTGTTCGGGGGTGGGCATCACGGACTTCGCGCTCGGGGCCGCGCAGCGGGAAGCGGTGGTGGAGGAAGGGGCGAAAGCCGCCGGGGCGTTCCTGCGGAGGTGGGACGACGCCCATCGGTGA
- a CDS encoding GtrA family protein produces the protein MESAQQQSQTAPGAAVAFARFVLCGGGVGVASSFAVAALAACMPWALANALITVASTVLATELHARFTFGAGGRATWRQHVQSAGSAGAAYVVTCAAMFVLHQLVAAPGAMLDQVVYLSASAFAGVARFAVLRLVVFAGSRRKSPAPAAASVRVLAPAPAPVALTA, from the coding sequence ATGGAGTCAGCGCAGCAGCAGTCGCAGACAGCACCCGGCGCCGCCGTTGCCTTCGCCCGGTTCGTGCTCTGCGGTGGTGGCGTCGGTGTCGCCTCCAGCTTCGCGGTGGCCGCGCTCGCCGCCTGCATGCCGTGGGCCCTGGCCAACGCCCTGATCACCGTGGCCTCGACCGTCCTCGCCACCGAGCTGCACGCCCGCTTCACCTTTGGTGCGGGTGGTCGCGCGACCTGGCGCCAGCATGTGCAGTCGGCGGGGTCCGCCGGGGCTGCGTACGTCGTGACCTGCGCGGCGATGTTCGTTCTGCATCAACTCGTGGCGGCGCCGGGAGCGATGCTCGATCAGGTCGTCTATCTGTCGGCCTCCGCGTTCGCCGGGGTCGCGCGGTTCGCCGTGCTGCGGCTCGTGGTCTTCGCGGGCAGCCGCAGGAAGAGTCCGGCCCCGGCCGCCGCTTCGGTCCGGGTCCTGGCCCCGGCTCCGGCCCCCGTGGCCCTGACTGCGTAA
- a CDS encoding SGNH/GDSL hydrolase family protein — MADDSRFKNSDLIGSYAALGDSFTEGVGDPGPDGTFVGWADRLAVLLDDRVPEHTFRYANLAVRGKLLDQIIEEQVPRAKELAPDLVSFSAGGNDIIRPGSDPDDTAERFERALADLLGSVGTVMVTTGFDTRGVPVLRHLRGKIATYNEHVRVIAARYDCPVLDLWSLKTVQDRRAWDADRLHLSPEGHTRVALRAGQVLGLEVPADPDQPWPPEPPRGSAEVRRDNLHWAREHLVPWIGRRLRGESSGDHVEAKRPDLLPL, encoded by the coding sequence GTGGCTGACGATTCGAGATTCAAGAACAGTGACCTCATCGGCTCGTACGCGGCACTCGGGGACAGTTTCACCGAAGGGGTCGGCGACCCCGGACCGGACGGGACCTTCGTGGGCTGGGCCGACCGGCTCGCCGTGCTCCTCGACGACCGCGTACCCGAACACACCTTCCGGTACGCGAATCTGGCGGTGCGGGGCAAGCTCCTCGACCAGATCATCGAGGAGCAGGTGCCGCGCGCGAAGGAGCTCGCTCCGGACCTGGTGAGCTTCAGCGCCGGCGGGAACGACATCATCCGCCCGGGTTCCGACCCGGACGACACGGCCGAGCGCTTCGAGCGGGCCCTCGCCGATCTGCTCGGATCGGTCGGCACCGTCATGGTGACCACTGGGTTCGACACCCGCGGCGTTCCGGTCCTGCGCCATCTGCGCGGCAAGATCGCCACGTACAACGAGCACGTCCGGGTCATCGCGGCGCGCTACGACTGTCCGGTGCTCGACCTCTGGTCGCTCAAGACCGTTCAAGACAGGCGGGCTTGGGACGCGGACCGGCTGCACCTCTCGCCGGAGGGGCACACCCGCGTGGCACTGCGCGCCGGACAGGTCCTCGGACTCGAGGTCCCCGCCGACCCGGACCAGCCCTGGCCGCCGGAGCCGCCGCGCGGCTCGGCCGAGGTGCGGCGCGACAACCTGCACTGGGCGCGCGAGCATCTGGTGCCGTGGATCGGGCGACGACTGCGGGGCGAGAGCTCCGGGGATCACGTCGAGGCGAAGAGGCCGGATCTGCTGCCGCTCTGA
- a CDS encoding ATP-binding cassette domain-containing protein, whose translation MNASAQVSTTTRAAAISAIGLRKSYGDKVVLDGIDLRIPEGTVFALLGPNGAGKTTAVKILSTLISADGGEAHVGGHDLVAKAQSVRSVIGVTGQFSAVDGLITGEENMLLMADLHHLSKAEGRRVTAELLERFDLVEAAKKPASTYSGGMKRRLDIAMTLVGSPRIIFLDEPTTGLDPRSRHTMWGIIRELVTGGVTVFLTTQYLDEADELADRIAVLSDGKIAAEGTAEELKRLVPGGHVRLRFTDPGAYQAAALALGEASGDDEALTLQVPSNGSQRDLRSILDRLDVAGIEADELTVHTPDLDDVFFALTGDNTVPSQTTPSKETVR comes from the coding sequence ATGAATGCCTCGGCCCAGGTGTCCACCACCACGCGCGCAGCCGCGATCTCCGCGATCGGGCTGCGCAAGTCCTACGGCGACAAGGTCGTGCTCGACGGCATCGATCTGCGTATCCCGGAAGGCACGGTGTTCGCTCTCCTCGGTCCGAACGGTGCCGGGAAGACGACCGCTGTGAAGATTCTTTCCACGCTGATCTCCGCCGACGGCGGGGAGGCGCACGTTGGTGGTCATGATCTGGTCGCGAAGGCGCAGTCGGTGCGGTCGGTGATCGGTGTGACCGGTCAGTTCTCCGCTGTCGACGGTCTGATCACCGGTGAGGAGAACATGCTCCTCATGGCCGACCTGCACCACCTCTCCAAGGCTGAGGGGCGCAGGGTCACGGCTGAACTCCTGGAGCGTTTCGATCTGGTGGAGGCGGCGAAGAAGCCGGCCTCGACGTATTCGGGCGGGATGAAGCGCCGGCTGGACATCGCGATGACGCTGGTCGGGAGCCCGCGGATCATTTTCCTCGACGAGCCGACGACCGGTCTCGACCCGCGGTCGCGTCACACGATGTGGGGGATCATCCGTGAGCTGGTCACGGGCGGTGTGACTGTTTTCCTGACCACCCAGTACTTGGACGAGGCGGATGAACTCGCCGACCGTATCGCGGTGTTGAGTGACGGGAAGATCGCCGCGGAAGGCACCGCGGAGGAGCTCAAGCGTCTGGTCCCCGGCGGGCACGTACGGCTGCGCTTCACCGACCCCGGCGCCTACCAGGCTGCGGCTCTGGCGCTCGGTGAGGCCTCCGGTGACGACGAAGCGCTGACCCTTCAGGTCCCGAGCAACGGCAGTCAGCGTGATCTGCGTTCGATCCTCGACCGGCTGGATGTCGCCGGCATCGAAGCCGACGAACTGACCGTCCACACCCCCGACCTCGACGACGTCTTCTTCGCCCTCACCGGCGACAACACCGTCCCCAGCCAGACCACTCCGTCCAAGGAGACAGTCCGATGA